A single region of the Coregonus clupeaformis isolate EN_2021a chromosome 16, ASM2061545v1, whole genome shotgun sequence genome encodes:
- the LOC121584122 gene encoding CCN family member 1 — translation MFSRVSLRWTVSTLFFLLFSAAVMVESDCPTQCSCGPSPPSCPAGISWVADACGCCKVCARQFNQDCSPSQPCDHIKGLHCHLGAGGNPERGLCRAEAQGRPCEFNGRVYQHGEDFQPSCQHQCSCMDGVVGCMPLCPQQVPLPDWRCSRPRLARPLGRCCEEWVCDDNNHISEDPEEPPQAALPDPQPLPNHINNQLQTHAQPRYQASTGVTFREVMSLPRSQVLLSARCFPQTTDWTECSTTCGMGISSRVSNNNAECRLVRETRLCQVRQCDLQLTPAIKRVKKCQRTVRPQEPIRINFAGCSTTRRHRPRTCGSCADGRCCTPSLTRTVHLRFHCPDGEGFTRNVMWIQRCSCKKSCHNHSAPSRPSVSLHNDIHNFRH, via the exons ATGTTTTCTCGGGTTAGTTTGAGATGGACCGTCTCCACCCTGTTCTTTCTCCTCTTCAGTGCTGCTGTCATG GTGGAGAGTGACTGTCCTACCCAGTGCTCCTGTGGCCCCTCACCCCCATCGTGCCCAGCAGGCATTAGTTGGGTGGCAGATGCCTGTGGCTGCTGTAAGGTGTGTGCCAGGCAGTTCAACCAGGACTGCAGCCCCAGCCAGCCCTGTGACCACATCAAGGGCCTGCACTGCCACCTGGGGGCTGGGGGAAACCCAGAGAGAGGCCTGTGCAGAG cGGAGGCCCAGGGTCGGCCATGTGAGTTCAACGGGCGTGTCTACCAGCATGGAGAGGACTTCCAGCCCAGCTGCCAGCACCAGTGCAGCTGCATGGACGGGGTGGTGGGCTGCATGCCACTCTGCCCCCAGCAGGTACCCTTGCCCGACTGGCGCTGCTCCCGGCCAAGGCTGGCACGGCCCTTGGGCCGCTGCTGTGAGGAGTGGGTCTGTGATGACAACAACCACATCAGTGAGGACCCAGAGGAACCTCCACAGGCAGCCCTACCCGACCCACAACCCCTCCCAAACCACATCAATAACCAGCTCCAGACCCACGCCCAGCCACGCTATCAGGCCAGCACTGGAGTCACCTTTCGAG AGGTGATGTCCCTCCCCAGGTCCCAGGTGTTGCTAAGCGCCAGATGCTTCCCTCAGACCACTGATTGGACGGAATGTTCCACCACGTGCGGGATGGGCATCTCAAGCCGGGTGTCCAATAACAACGCAGAGTGTCGGCTGGTCAGAGAGACACGACTGTGTCAGGTCCGCCAGTGTGACCTGCAACTTACCCCAGCAATCAAG AGGGTAAAGAAGTGCCAGCGTACAGTACGCCCCCAGGAGCCAATCAGGATCAACTTTGCTGGCTGCTCCACGACACGCCGCCATCGGCCTCGCACTTGTGGCTCCTGTGCGGACGGGCGATGTTGCACCCCCTCACTGACCCGCACCGTCCACCTGCGCTTCCACTGTCCCGACGGAGAGGGCTTCACACGCAACGTCATGTGGATCCAGCGCTGCAGCTGCAAGAAGAGCTGCCACAATCACAGTGCCCCCTCAAGGCCCTCTGTCAGCCTGCACAATGACATCCACAACTTCAGGCACTGA
- the si:dkey-90l8.3 gene encoding LIM domain transcription factor LMO4.1, which produces MVNSQLGGVVASPPRSCAGCGGKIADRFLLFSMERYWHTRCLKCSCCHAKLGDIGTTCYSKGGMILCRSDYIRLFGHSGACSTCGQSIPANEMVMRAQGNVYHLKCFTCATCRNRLVPGDRFHYVNGTIFCEHDRPGAALLSSHLPPLQSNPVLPDQKVC; this is translated from the exons ATGGTGAACAGTCAGCTGGGTGGTGTTGTGGCATCACCTCCCAGGTCATGTGCAGGATGCGGGGGGAAGATCGCAGACCGCTTCCTGCTCTTCTCCATGGAGCGCTACTGGCACACACGCTGCCTCAAGTGCTCCTGCTGCCACGCAAAGCTGGGCGACATTGGCACCACCTGCTACAGTAAAGGAGGCATGATCCTGTGTAGGAGCGACTATATCAG GTTGTTCGGGCACAGTGGGGCATGCAGCACCTGTGGCCAGTCCATCCCGGCCAATGAGATGGTTATGAGGGCACAGGGCAATGTGTACCATCTCAAG TGTTTCACCTGTGCCACctgtagaaacagactggtgccAGGGGACCGCTTCCACTATGTCAACGGCACCATCTTCTGTGAGCATGACCGGCCAGGGGCTGCACTGCTCAGCAGCCACCTGCCCCCACTCCAGAGTAACCCTGTGCTGCCTGACCAGAAG GTGTGCTGA